A portion of the Acidobacteriota bacterium genome contains these proteins:
- a CDS encoding PQQ-dependent dehydrogenase, methanol/ethanol family, which translates to MNRRAKFACLLTLIGCFVFQPNTEAQKKSAASPAKKPAGKIDDAALKTADARTGDWITHGRDYAETRFSPLKQVNDSNVKELGLAWSFDTQTDRGLEATPIIVDGVMYTTGSWSVVFALDARTGKQLWKWDPKVPHEVGPKACCDVVNRGVAVYKGRIYVGTLDGRLAALDAATGAPIWEVVTVDQTKSYTITAAPRVVKGKVFIGNGGGEYGMRGYFSAYDAMTGKLAWRFYTVPGDPKEVVPAAMKPAMDKAAKTWKGEWWKVGGGGTVWDSMAYDPELDLLYVGVGNGSPWNQHVRSPGGGDNLYLSSILAVKPDTGRLVWHYQTTPGDTWDFTATQHIVLADLTINGKPRKVLMQAPKNGFFYVLDRVTGELISAEAYVTVTWAKGIDKTTGRPIEADGVRYKDKPIGMQPGPLGGHNWQPMSFNPQTGLVYIPAQETAFGYGQEAGFKFRDRGWNTGVDFAIVKDPPTAIPTGHLLAWDPVTQKERWRVPYPVMWNGGTMTTAGNLVFQGTSDGRFVAYSADKGAKLWEVTVGTGVIASPVTYEIDGTQYVSIMAGWGGSFALTGGNLGLPATSGRVLTFALNGKQQLPVIAAQTAAPPAAMELTASAEIIAKGGDLFARNCAVCHGIAAMGGGGVLPDLRFSKPATLNSLPKIVLDGALVSEGMPLFKYSMNAGDVEAIRAYVVSRRNELTAKK; encoded by the coding sequence ATGAACCGAAGAGCGAAATTCGCTTGCTTGCTGACCCTGATTGGCTGTTTTGTATTTCAACCCAATACTGAAGCGCAAAAGAAATCTGCCGCTTCACCGGCCAAAAAACCGGCAGGGAAAATTGACGATGCCGCACTAAAAACCGCCGATGCCCGAACCGGCGATTGGATCACGCATGGACGAGATTACGCCGAAACGCGGTTCAGCCCGCTCAAACAGGTCAACGATTCCAATGTCAAAGAGCTGGGACTGGCTTGGTCGTTCGACACGCAAACCGATCGCGGATTGGAAGCCACGCCGATCATCGTAGATGGCGTGATGTACACGACGGGCAGTTGGAGCGTCGTCTTTGCGCTGGATGCGCGCACCGGCAAGCAATTGTGGAAATGGGATCCGAAAGTTCCTCACGAGGTAGGCCCTAAAGCCTGTTGCGACGTGGTCAATCGCGGCGTCGCGGTTTACAAAGGCCGCATCTACGTCGGCACGCTCGATGGACGGTTGGCTGCGCTGGATGCCGCAACAGGCGCGCCGATCTGGGAAGTTGTGACCGTGGATCAAACCAAATCGTACACGATTACGGCGGCTCCGCGCGTGGTCAAAGGCAAGGTTTTCATTGGCAATGGCGGCGGTGAATACGGCATGCGCGGATACTTTTCGGCGTATGACGCGATGACGGGCAAGCTGGCTTGGCGGTTTTACACCGTGCCGGGCGATCCGAAAGAAGTTGTTCCCGCCGCAATGAAACCCGCGATGGACAAAGCCGCCAAAACCTGGAAGGGCGAGTGGTGGAAAGTCGGAGGCGGCGGAACTGTTTGGGATTCGATGGCCTATGACCCGGAACTCGATCTGTTGTATGTCGGCGTGGGCAATGGCTCGCCCTGGAATCAACACGTCCGCAGTCCGGGCGGCGGCGACAATTTGTACCTGTCTTCGATCCTGGCAGTGAAACCGGACACGGGCAGGCTGGTGTGGCATTACCAAACGACGCCGGGCGATACCTGGGATTTCACTGCCACGCAGCACATCGTTTTGGCCGATCTGACCATTAACGGTAAACCGCGCAAAGTCCTGATGCAGGCTCCGAAAAACGGATTCTTTTACGTGCTTGATCGCGTGACAGGCGAACTGATTTCCGCCGAAGCCTACGTCACCGTCACCTGGGCCAAGGGCATAGACAAAACGACAGGCCGCCCGATTGAAGCGGACGGCGTGCGGTACAAAGACAAGCCGATTGGCATGCAACCCGGCCCGCTCGGAGGCCACAACTGGCAACCGATGTCCTTCAATCCGCAAACCGGACTGGTGTACATCCCGGCGCAGGAAACTGCCTTCGGGTATGGCCAGGAAGCGGGCTTCAAATTCCGGGATCGCGGCTGGAACACAGGCGTGGACTTCGCCATTGTCAAAGACCCGCCGACTGCTATTCCGACGGGACATTTGCTGGCTTGGGACCCGGTCACGCAAAAAGAGCGTTGGCGCGTGCCGTACCCTGTGATGTGGAACGGCGGAACAATGACCACAGCGGGCAATCTGGTTTTCCAGGGAACTTCCGACGGGCGCTTTGTGGCGTACAGCGCGGACAAAGGCGCGAAGTTGTGGGAGGTCACAGTCGGCACGGGCGTCATTGCTTCGCCGGTGACGTACGAAATTGACGGCACGCAGTACGTTTCAATTATGGCCGGCTGGGGCGGATCGTTTGCGCTGACGGGCGGCAACCTGGGCTTGCCCGCAACTTCAGGTCGCGTGCTGACCTTTGCGCTCAACGGCAAGCAACAGCTTCCGGTCATCGCGGCTCAAACTGCTGCGCCGCCTGCCGCAATGGAACTAACCGCATCCGCGGAAATAATCGCCAAGGGCGGAGATTTGTTCGCGCGAAACTGCGCTGTTTGCCATGGCATCGCAGCGATGGGCGGGGGCGGTGTTCTGCCGGATTTGCGTTTTTCGAAACCGGCGACCCTGAACAGTCTTCCAAAAATCGTTTTGGACGGAGCGTTGGTCAGTGAAGGCATGCCTTTGTTCAAATACTCAATGAATGCCGGTGATGTCGAAGCGATTCGAGCTTATGTTGTGAGTCGAAGGAATGAACTAACGGCGAAGAAGTAA
- a CDS encoding tetratricopeptide repeat protein translates to MDARLQGADAAVRLDRRDPLIHFGRGAIYLAAANEEQNEEQATTALIELRTAAELSPEDYRSWLALGRALDRNGELQQARAALERSIALAPRHFEPRWALGNHLLRAGDRQAAFEHLKIALAGRPSALPLVFDYAWEAFQGDGRAIASALAPTGESRSQMIALLVARNRPQDAMDVWRESPTHTAAEAQQVSSALFYAGQMTAAYEVWNSAPMQDRPVPDAGSLISNGNFEDSLSLDSKVPFLTWRIPLMGSVKASLDRKLPNKGKQSLRLGFEVRENVPQTFLSQTVMVKPSTTYQFSYAFRTEELFGWKMLTLEVVDAADPGRLRATNAPLPNGTNDWREEQLTFSTTAKTEAVTVRFQRQPCSDPPCLLVGRVFFDAIKLTEISK, encoded by the coding sequence ATGGACGCGCGACTTCAGGGCGCCGATGCCGCCGTGCGGCTCGACAGGCGTGATCCGCTGATCCATTTTGGGCGAGGGGCAATTTACCTTGCAGCGGCCAACGAAGAGCAAAACGAAGAGCAGGCAACCACGGCGCTTATTGAATTGCGCACTGCCGCCGAACTCAGTCCAGAGGATTATCGGAGTTGGCTGGCGTTAGGACGCGCGCTGGATCGTAATGGAGAGTTACAGCAAGCGCGAGCCGCGTTGGAGCGTTCCATTGCGCTGGCCCCTCGGCATTTTGAACCGCGCTGGGCGCTGGGGAACCATCTGCTGCGGGCGGGTGACCGACAGGCGGCATTTGAGCATCTCAAAATTGCGCTGGCTGGACGCCCTTCCGCGCTCCCGCTGGTATTTGATTACGCTTGGGAGGCGTTTCAGGGAGACGGGCGCGCAATCGCTTCGGCGCTGGCCCCGACCGGAGAATCCCGTTCGCAAATGATCGCATTGTTGGTTGCGCGCAATCGCCCGCAAGACGCTATGGACGTATGGCGAGAATCGCCCACGCACACTGCCGCGGAAGCTCAGCAGGTTTCCTCTGCGCTGTTTTATGCAGGCCAGATGACAGCGGCGTACGAAGTCTGGAATTCGGCGCCAATGCAGGATCGCCCTGTGCCGGATGCAGGTTCCCTTATTTCCAATGGAAATTTTGAAGATTCGCTTTCGCTGGATTCCAAAGTGCCGTTTTTAACCTGGCGAATTCCGCTGATGGGCAGCGTCAAAGCATCACTTGATCGCAAACTGCCGAACAAAGGGAAACAATCCCTGCGTTTGGGATTTGAGGTGCGAGAAAACGTTCCGCAAACATTTTTGTCGCAAACGGTTATGGTCAAACCTTCGACAACGTATCAATTCAGCTACGCCTTCAGAACTGAGGAATTGTTTGGATGGAAGATGTTGACGCTGGAAGTGGTTGACGCCGCTGATCCCGGCAGGTTGCGCGCAACCAATGCGCCGTTACCCAATGGAACCAACGATTGGCGCGAAGAGCAATTAACATTTTCGACCACGGCCAAAACCGAAGCCGTCACTGTTCGCTTTCAACGCCAACCTTGTTCTGACCCTCCCTGCTTGCTGGTGGGCAGGGTCTTTTTTGATGCCATCAAACTGACTGAAATCTCGAAGTGA
- a CDS encoding heme-binding protein yields the protein MRAKFSLRIRSIKLILTAFLPIIVGGASFIALQFAQIASASNAAVVSVNAASFAGPLAPGSIAAAFGTNLATRLESAQVLPLPTELAGTTVRVIDSRNVEFAAQLFFVSPGQINYLIPDQAATGTAQVIITSSNGEISRGELQLMNSSPAIFTVSYTGKGLPVALTTFDGVVYDGVANADGSARAVNPGSTWRPNYLLLFGTGLRNGNGLRVRIGGTEIAPMYVGAQGSFAGLDQINLMLPANMPGGITDVTLIAEGRASNTVQLKISGETAPSQNSLTEDDVKKIISQAVGRAQQIGLPVTVAVTDKEGTVLGVFKMNGARSDIKIGTTNLQTGAPGKPADPDGLNEIVVPLRNPDGSFVAPPGPLRDGAALAAISKAGTSSFFSTQGNAFTTRTASFIIQEHFPPKIEFTSAGPLFGVQFSQLPCSDVKMPNLPLGLSGDPGSAPIYKNGVAAGGVGIEGDGFYSVDLDPSDQDQSPEESIAVAASFGYEPPAAIRGDQIVVDGIRLPFVNAPQTGGTAPAFGSLPGTVLAAFPIRAAAASAFSPLTLGGVPGRVDSRFFPFKDGAVAGSQRLTAADVNKIITQAAQQAYRTRAAIRQPTGSPAEVNITVVDVTGAVLGIFSTQDAPIFGFDVSAQKARTAAFFSKATAGAELRAAESGKLAKFADAALADGIKMDGSIAFSDRAGGFLSRPFFPDGIDGTQNGPLSKPISVWTPFNDGLQIAMVKTALINVLSGKPVTSCTDISALPQGIQIFAGSVPLYKNGVLVGAIGISGDGIDQDDIIASAGSLGFEAPATIRADQFFVRGVRLPFVKFPRHPNL from the coding sequence ATGCGCGCCAAGTTCTCTCTCCGCATTCGCAGCATCAAATTAATTTTGACTGCTTTCCTTCCCATCATAGTCGGTGGAGCATCCTTCATTGCACTACAATTCGCTCAAATTGCGTCGGCGTCCAATGCCGCAGTGGTGAGTGTGAACGCCGCCAGTTTTGCCGGGCCGCTGGCTCCGGGATCCATCGCTGCCGCGTTTGGAACAAACTTAGCCACACGGTTGGAATCCGCGCAGGTGTTGCCGCTGCCAACTGAGTTGGCGGGCACGACGGTTCGGGTCATTGACAGTCGCAATGTTGAATTTGCCGCACAGTTGTTTTTCGTGTCGCCGGGACAAATCAATTATTTGATCCCTGACCAGGCTGCGACAGGCACGGCGCAGGTTATCATCACTTCCAGCAATGGCGAAATCTCGCGAGGAGAGTTGCAATTGATGAATTCGTCTCCGGCCATTTTCACAGTTTCCTATACTGGCAAAGGGTTGCCAGTTGCGTTGACCACATTTGATGGCGTGGTTTACGACGGCGTCGCCAATGCGGATGGTTCGGCACGTGCGGTAAATCCGGGCAGCACCTGGCGGCCCAATTACTTGCTGCTGTTCGGAACCGGGTTGCGAAACGGAAACGGATTGCGCGTCCGCATTGGCGGTACGGAAATCGCTCCGATGTATGTCGGCGCGCAAGGATCGTTTGCCGGACTGGATCAAATCAATTTGATGCTGCCAGCGAACATGCCCGGCGGAATTACCGACGTCACGCTGATTGCCGAAGGCCGGGCCAGCAATACTGTCCAATTGAAAATATCCGGTGAGACTGCGCCTTCACAAAATTCCCTGACAGAAGACGACGTCAAAAAAATCATTTCCCAGGCCGTCGGGCGCGCGCAGCAAATCGGGTTGCCAGTGACGGTAGCCGTTACGGACAAAGAGGGGACGGTGCTCGGGGTGTTCAAGATGAATGGCGCGCGCAGCGACATCAAAATCGGCACGACCAATCTGCAAACCGGCGCGCCGGGCAAACCCGCCGATCCGGATGGATTGAATGAAATTGTGGTGCCGCTCAGAAATCCCGATGGCAGCTTTGTCGCTCCGCCCGGGCCGTTGCGCGACGGAGCGGCGCTGGCTGCAATTTCCAAAGCAGGAACATCCTCGTTTTTCAGCACGCAGGGCAATGCGTTCACCACGCGAACCGCTAGTTTCATCATTCAAGAGCACTTTCCGCCAAAAATCGAATTTACTTCCGCAGGGCCGCTCTTCGGCGTGCAATTTTCCCAGCTTCCCTGTTCCGACGTGAAAATGCCGAACCTGCCGTTGGGATTGTCGGGCGATCCGGGCAGTGCGCCGATCTACAAAAATGGCGTTGCTGCAGGCGGCGTAGGCATTGAAGGCGACGGGTTTTATTCGGTTGACCTTGACCCTTCCGATCAGGATCAATCGCCGGAAGAGAGCATCGCCGTGGCGGCCAGTTTCGGGTACGAACCGCCAGCGGCAATTCGCGGCGATCAAATTGTGGTGGATGGAATCCGACTGCCGTTCGTCAATGCACCGCAAACGGGTGGAACGGCGCCGGCGTTTGGCAGTTTGCCGGGAACGGTGCTGGCTGCGTTTCCGATTCGCGCGGCAGCGGCTTCAGCATTTTCACCGCTCACGCTGGGAGGCGTTCCGGGCAGAGTTGATTCGCGGTTTTTTCCCTTCAAAGATGGAGCAGTCGCGGGCAGCCAGCGGTTGACCGCAGCCGATGTCAACAAAATCATCACGCAGGCTGCGCAGCAGGCTTACCGAACACGTGCTGCCATTCGTCAACCAACGGGTTCTCCCGCCGAAGTCAACATCACGGTCGTTGACGTGACCGGCGCTGTGCTGGGAATCTTCAGCACACAGGACGCGCCGATTTTCGGCTTTGACGTTTCCGCGCAAAAAGCGCGCACGGCGGCATTTTTCAGCAAAGCGACCGCCGGAGCGGAACTTCGCGCGGCTGAATCCGGCAAACTCGCCAAATTCGCCGATGCCGCGCTGGCCGATGGAATCAAAATGGATGGTTCTATTGCCTTCAGTGATCGCGCGGGTGGATTTTTGAGCCGTCCGTTTTTTCCTGATGGGATTGACGGCACACAGAACGGGCCGCTTTCAAAACCGATCAGCGTTTGGACGCCGTTTAACGACGGGTTGCAAATCGCGATGGTCAAAACTGCGTTAATCAATGTTTTGAGCGGAAAGCCCGTAACGTCCTGCACGGATATTTCGGCGCTGCCCCAAGGTATTCAGATTTTTGCCGGCAGCGTGCCGCTTTATAAAAATGGTGTGTTGGTGGGAGCCATTGGAATCAGCGGCGACGGCATTGACCAGGACGACATTATCGCTTCCGCCGGCAGCCTGGGGTTTGAAGCCCCTGCAACAATTCGCGCCGATCAGTTTTTTGTGCGCGGCGTGCGATTGCCGTTCGTCAAATTCCCACGTCATCCGAATCTGTGA
- a CDS encoding toll/interleukin-1 receptor domain-containing protein, with protein MQVFISHSGKDLKLARKLAAVIQQAGFGVWDAYSNLYPGDNWAKLTAQALDESEAMVVLLTPESLESRWVQSEIEFALGNKNYAWRLIPVLIGDPERFQSDQIPWILENLQMVYLPDPENPEAELNQIVEILKRPLDFISTDFPPAFRSVASLS; from the coding sequence ATGCAAGTTTTTATCAGCCATTCTGGAAAAGACCTTAAGCTGGCCAGGAAACTGGCGGCAGTGATCCAACAGGCCGGATTTGGCGTTTGGGATGCTTATAGCAATTTGTACCCCGGTGATAATTGGGCAAAGTTGACTGCCCAAGCTCTTGATGAATCAGAGGCAATGGTCGTTTTGCTGACCCCCGAATCGCTGGAATCTCGTTGGGTGCAAAGTGAGATTGAGTTTGCGCTTGGCAACAAGAATTACGCTTGGCGGTTAATCCCTGTATTAATTGGAGACCCAGAGAGATTTCAGAGTGACCAGATTCCCTGGATTCTGGAAAATTTACAGATGGTGTATCTGCCGGACCCGGAAAACCCTGAAGCCGAATTAAATCAAATAGTCGAAATCCTGAAGAGGCCGCTTGATTTCATCTCTACCGATTTTCCGCCTGCTTTTCGTTCTGTGGCGTCACTTTCCTGA
- a CDS encoding toll/interleukin-1 receptor domain-containing protein yields MTPKEIFLSHSSEDHEFATSVANTIRQYGIPVWYAPTNMVGAQEWQDEIGLALRRCDWFAVILSPNSVESMWVKRELQYALHQRRFEKRIVPVLYLPCDPEILSWTLPSLHTVDFTQSLDNGWAALLRIWGIGYQKAS; encoded by the coding sequence ATGACCCCGAAAGAAATTTTTCTCTCCCACTCCAGTGAAGACCACGAGTTCGCAACGTCTGTGGCAAACACAATCCGTCAATACGGAATTCCCGTTTGGTATGCACCAACGAATATGGTTGGCGCACAAGAATGGCAGGATGAGATTGGTCTGGCTTTAAGAAGGTGTGATTGGTTTGCGGTGATTCTTTCCCCTAACTCGGTCGAATCAATGTGGGTTAAACGCGAGCTACAATATGCTTTGCACCAACGGCGATTTGAAAAAAGAATTGTACCAGTCCTTTATCTGCCTTGTGATCCTGAAATTTTATCGTGGACACTTCCCTCTCTTCATACGGTTGATTTCACTCAATCGCTTGATAATGGCTGGGCCGCGTTACTTCGAATCTGGGGAATCGGTTATCAAAAAGCCTCATAA
- a CDS encoding DUF547 domain-containing protein: MTMKTILFSLTVLATTSAAMAQQINYSEYDRLTRKYVNAQGLVNYNGLKSELPALKTFIDQISAVSPESHSQLFPDGGEQLRYWMTAYNAWVLYIAASEYPSKSSLWNFIGLFRNRDIKLGGKAMGLEDLEHKIIRKRYKEPRIHFYINCAAASCPALWQGAIPQGKTWDVLNQSAKRFINDPRNVKFDPATKRLQLSKIFDWFKDDFLTYLKEQKGIAEPHIAQYLLMYLDEPTRSALEKIPPKEISIGYFSYNKSLNEQR, translated from the coding sequence ATGACGATGAAGACAATTCTTTTCAGTTTGACAGTTCTGGCAACAACCAGCGCTGCAATGGCGCAGCAAATCAACTACTCCGAATACGACCGGCTGACGCGAAAATACGTCAACGCGCAAGGGTTGGTGAATTACAACGGATTGAAATCAGAACTTCCGGCGCTGAAAACCTTCATTGATCAAATTTCCGCCGTCAGCCCCGAAAGCCATTCGCAGCTTTTTCCCGATGGAGGCGAGCAGTTGCGGTATTGGATGACGGCTTACAACGCATGGGTGCTGTACATCGCGGCGTCGGAATATCCCAGCAAAAGCTCGCTTTGGAACTTCATCGGACTGTTCCGCAATCGCGACATCAAACTCGGCGGCAAGGCGATGGGGTTGGAGGATTTGGAACACAAAATCATCCGCAAACGCTACAAAGAACCACGCATTCACTTTTACATCAACTGCGCCGCCGCAAGCTGCCCGGCGCTGTGGCAAGGCGCTATTCCGCAAGGCAAAACCTGGGACGTGCTCAACCAATCGGCCAAACGGTTCATCAACGATCCGCGCAACGTGAAGTTCGATCCGGCGACAAAAAGGCTGCAACTTTCAAAAATCTTCGATTGGTTCAAAGATGACTTTCTGACTTACCTGAAAGAGCAAAAGGGCATCGCCGAGCCGCATATCGCGCAGTACTTGCTGATGTACCTGGACGAACCGACGCGCTCCGCGCTGGAAAAAATTCCACCTAAGGAAATCAGCATCGGTTATTTCAGTTACAACAAATCTCTGAACGAACAAAGGTGA
- a CDS encoding cobalamin B12-binding domain-containing protein, with protein sequence MPETKIRVLLAKPGLDGHDRGVKVIARALRDAGMEVIYTGLRQTPEQIVNAALQEDVDIVGLSILSGAHMTIFPRVLELMKEKGMDDVLLFGGGIIPDDDIPKLKAAGVGEVFLPGASTEDIIKYINENVKPRD encoded by the coding sequence ATGCCAGAAACAAAAATTAGAGTCCTGCTTGCTAAACCCGGCCTGGACGGTCACGACCGTGGAGTCAAAGTCATTGCGCGCGCACTGCGCGACGCCGGTATGGAAGTCATCTACACCGGATTGCGCCAGACGCCGGAACAAATCGTCAACGCCGCTTTGCAGGAAGACGTGGACATCGTCGGATTATCCATTCTTTCCGGCGCACACATGACCATCTTTCCGCGTGTCTTGGAGTTGATGAAAGAAAAAGGCATGGATGACGTGCTGTTGTTCGGCGGCGGTATTATTCCGGACGACGACATCCCGAAACTGAAAGCCGCCGGCGTCGGCGAAGTCTTCCTGCCCGGCGCTTCCACCGAAGACATCATCAAATACATCAACGAAAACGTGAAGCCGCGTGACTAA
- a CDS encoding cytochrome c3 family protein, producing MEKLKLTFALCALAVCLVSLNPFAARGQQSKPSPSPTANSMATPQAPPNYERFTHQTHLGVVKVPGTFQAHELKCDSCHDQRDLASNLVLTTNRNKQQLLKFPGHKACVECHVQQFTSLPQKTCSICHDVKQGLTARPPQHDFPPRYDFNAVFDSKQHETHITYNLPSGEKTNCNFCHKQTDKPKPIGVAAHPECYVCHSPTSSDQKAAQKSGCVVCHTEQRSDDVSVYGRPSKAYGALFTHKTHVGYVNGDCRACHTISGGYNQNSPATVKITAHAKGEQAAGKGCFTCHDGRQHYGRTVFSGEPGTEGGGSCSKCHTRQDGKVFPASGLN from the coding sequence ATGGAAAAACTAAAACTTACATTTGCTTTGTGCGCTCTGGCTGTGTGTTTGGTCTCGTTGAATCCCTTTGCCGCGCGCGGGCAACAATCCAAACCGTCACCGTCTCCGACGGCCAACAGCATGGCGACGCCGCAGGCTCCGCCGAATTACGAACGCTTCACGCATCAAACGCATCTCGGCGTGGTCAAAGTGCCCGGAACGTTTCAAGCCCATGAATTGAAATGCGATTCCTGTCACGACCAACGCGATTTGGCGAGCAATCTGGTTTTGACTACGAATCGCAACAAACAACAATTGTTGAAATTTCCCGGACACAAGGCTTGCGTCGAATGCCACGTTCAGCAGTTCACCTCACTGCCGCAGAAAACCTGTTCGATCTGTCACGACGTAAAACAGGGATTGACGGCGCGTCCACCGCAACACGATTTTCCGCCGAGGTATGATTTCAACGCTGTTTTTGACTCCAAACAACACGAAACGCACATCACGTATAATTTGCCTTCGGGCGAGAAAACCAATTGCAATTTTTGTCATAAGCAAACGGACAAACCCAAACCGATTGGTGTTGCCGCCCATCCGGAATGTTACGTTTGCCATTCGCCGACCAGCAGCGATCAAAAAGCCGCGCAAAAATCGGGCTGCGTCGTTTGCCACACCGAACAGCGAAGCGATGATGTTTCGGTTTATGGCCGTCCCAGCAAAGCGTATGGCGCATTGTTTACGCATAAAACCCACGTCGGTTATGTCAATGGAGATTGCCGCGCCTGTCACACCATCAGTGGAGGCTACAATCAAAATTCTCCCGCGACGGTGAAAATCACAGCGCATGCCAAAGGCGAACAGGCGGCCGGAAAAGGCTGTTTTACCTGTCACGACGGCCGACAGCATTATGGCCGCACGGTGTTCAGCGGCGAACCCGGCACCGAAGGCGGTGGTTCCTGCAGCAAATGCCACACACGTCAGGATGGCAAGGTTTTTCCCGCATCGGGGTTGAACTAA
- a CDS encoding amidohydrolase, protein MKIIALVFIVAVASFAAMLPGNTQTSQVEPADIVFKNANVYTVNDAQPKAEAIAVKYGRIVFVGSNADVKKYEGKKVTKVIDLKGATVVPGMADAHYHFSGVGFREMTLNLEGTASLEDFLAKVKARVDKAKPGEWVTGRGWIETFWKPQVFPTRWDLDKISPKNPVFLTRADGHGALANSVALELAKIDKTTENPFGGEIMKDKQRGEPNGMLLDRAQALVARNIPSTTKEEFEQALLLADKRSIGLGWTQVQDAGVGWDQIELVKKLYGEQKLKIRLYEAIRGPSEATQRLLREGAQIGLYDGKLTIRTIKVTIDGALGSKGAALLENYADHDTNGFLTFKEEQVVPMLEEALKKTIQVETHAIGDRANRTILDWYEKAFNNVPMIMRMERNPPRWRVEHAQILSPSDLPRFAKLGVIPSMQPSHAIGDLHFASSRLGMKRLEGAYAWQSLLKTGVVIAGGSDAPVERGEPMIEFYAAVARKDLKGFSGEGWHPEEKVTREQALKMFTAWAAYAAFEEKQRGSIEPNKWADLTILSADIMQIPEAEILKTQCLMTVIGGEIVYDSSGKK, encoded by the coding sequence ATGAAAATTATTGCCCTGGTTTTCATCGTTGCAGTGGCTTCGTTTGCCGCGATGTTGCCCGGAAACACGCAAACGTCCCAGGTCGAACCCGCCGACATCGTGTTCAAAAACGCGAACGTGTACACCGTCAACGACGCGCAACCAAAAGCCGAAGCCATCGCCGTCAAATATGGCCGCATTGTCTTTGTCGGCTCGAACGCCGATGTCAAAAAATATGAAGGCAAAAAAGTCACCAAAGTCATTGACCTGAAAGGCGCGACCGTCGTGCCCGGCATGGCCGACGCGCATTACCATTTTTCCGGCGTCGGATTCCGCGAAATGACGCTGAACCTGGAAGGCACAGCCAGCCTGGAAGATTTTCTGGCCAAAGTGAAAGCTCGTGTGGACAAAGCCAAACCGGGCGAGTGGGTGACCGGGCGCGGATGGATCGAAACCTTCTGGAAACCGCAGGTATTTCCGACGCGCTGGGATTTGGACAAAATTTCGCCCAAAAATCCTGTCTTTCTGACGCGCGCCGACGGCCACGGAGCCTTAGCCAACAGCGTCGCGCTGGAGCTTGCCAAAATTGACAAAACCACCGAAAACCCGTTTGGCGGCGAAATCATGAAAGATAAACAGCGCGGCGAACCCAACGGCATGTTGCTGGATCGCGCGCAGGCGTTGGTTGCACGGAACATTCCTTCCACGACCAAGGAAGAATTTGAGCAGGCATTGTTGCTGGCCGACAAACGCAGCATCGGCTTGGGCTGGACGCAGGTGCAGGACGCGGGTGTTGGATGGGATCAAATTGAGTTGGTCAAAAAACTGTACGGCGAACAGAAATTGAAAATTCGATTGTACGAAGCCATTCGCGGCCCCAGCGAAGCGACGCAGCGATTATTGCGCGAAGGCGCGCAAATCGGACTGTATGACGGCAAGCTGACCATTCGCACAATCAAAGTCACCATAGACGGCGCGCTCGGTTCCAAAGGCGCTGCGCTGCTGGAAAATTACGCCGACCACGACACCAATGGCTTTTTGACCTTCAAGGAAGAGCAGGTTGTGCCGATGCTGGAAGAGGCGCTGAAGAAAACCATTCAGGTGGAAACGCACGCCATCGGCGACCGCGCCAATCGCACGATTCTGGATTGGTACGAAAAGGCGTTCAACAATGTGCCGATGATTATGCGCATGGAGCGCAATCCGCCGCGCTGGCGCGTCGAACACGCGCAGATTCTGTCGCCGTCGGACCTTCCGCGCTTTGCCAAACTGGGCGTGATTCCTTCGATGCAACCGTCACATGCCATCGGCGATTTGCACTTTGCATCCAGCCGGTTGGGAATGAAACGGTTGGAAGGCGCATACGCGTGGCAGAGCTTGCTCAAAACCGGTGTGGTCATTGCCGGAGGCTCCGATGCGCCGGTTGAACGCGGCGAACCGATGATTGAGTTTTACGCGGCGGTCGCGCGCAAAGATCTGAAAGGCTTTTCCGGCGAAGGCTGGCATCCGGAAGAAAAAGTCACGCGCGAACAGGCATTGAAGATGTTCACCGCCTGGGCGGCGTATGCGGCCTTTGAAGAGAAACAGCGCGGTTCGATTGAACCGAACAAATGGGCTGATCTGACAATCCTGTCAGCGGACATCATGCAAATTCCGGAAGCCGAGATTTTGAAAACTCAATGCCTGATGACCGTTATCGGTGGCGAAATCGTGTATGACTCCAGCGGCAAAAAATAA